The bacterium DNA segment GCCACCGTTCGTCCGGCGCGATGCTCGCCATACATCGAGGCCCCCGCCCGCCACGAGCGTCCCGGCGCGTCATACCCCAGCCCGCCCGGCTCCAGTTCGGTCGCGGGAATGAGATTTTCGATGTCGAGATACTCCCGCGGAATCTCCTCGATGAAGCGCGACTTCAGCGACGCCATCGGCCCCAGCCGACGCCGTGTGCGCGCATGTGTGAGGAACAGACGTTCCTTGGCCCGTGTCGCGCCGACATAGAAGAGCCGCCGCTCTTCCTCCAGCGTCTCCGGTTTCTCCATCGACCGCGACAGCGGAAAGAGTCCTTCCTCCAACCCGGTGATGAACACGACCGGAAACTCAAGCCCTTTGGCCGCGTGCAAGGTCATCATCGTCACCCGCTCCGTCGAGGGCTCCCAGGTGTCGATGTCGGTCACCAGCGCCGCCTGCTCGAGGAAACCGGCGAGACTGGGTGTGTCGGTCGATTGTTCAAACTCCGAAAGCGCCGCTGCCAATTCGGCGACATTCTCCTCGCGCGTCTGGGCGATGTTGGGATCATCATCATCCCACGCCGCCTTGAGGTTGGTCTTTTCCACCAGCCAGCGGCACCATTCCCCCAGAGGCATCTGCGTGTACTGCGCCTTCAATTCATCCAGCAGTCCGATCAGTCCGCCGATCGCCTGTGCCGCCTTTGGCCCGATCACGCCGGACACCGTCTGTTGATCGCGCAGGAACTCCAGCCACGGCCGCCGATCAAGACGGCGCGCCGCTGCCAGTTTCTCCTGCGAGGCCTCGCCGATCCCGCGCCGCGGCTTGTTCATGATGCGGAACAGCGCCACCGAATCATTCGGGTTGATCGTCAGCTGCATGTAGGACAGCACATCCTTGATCTCGGCGCGCTGGTAGAACTTCACCCCCCCGACCAGCACATAGGGGATCGTGTAGCGGCGGCAGGCATCCTCAAAGGCGCGCGACTGCGCGTTGGTGCGGTACAGGATGACAAAATCGCTGCCGGTGTGCTCCTCGGTCCGGCAGAGCATGCGGATGCGGCTGACCACCATCTC contains these protein-coding regions:
- a CDS encoding UvrD-helicase domain-containing protein: MTFSSSGTPDLLADLNPPQREAVAHGDGPMLILAGAGSGKTRVITYRIAHLLARGVPPWSILAVTFTNKAAGEMKERVRQLIGEAAQNVWVSTFHSFAARFLRQEHAAAGLPADFSIYDEDDSNRLLKRIIAELNLPSRTFAPGVVKSRISSAKDKLQDAAAFANLAKDDFERQVAVVYGNYQRQLAEAGAVDFDDLIIRTVRLLLDNEMVRNRWQERFAHVLVDEYQDTNMAQARLVQILAEPERNICVVGDDDQSIYAWRGADIRNILDFERHFPEARVIRLEQNYRSRPNILEAAHAVVSANQNRHPKKLWTEKHPGPKITLILTPDDWTEAEMVVSRIRMLCRTEEHTGSDFVILYRTNAQSRAFEDACRRYTIPYVLVGGVKFYQRAEIKDVLSYMQLTINPNDSVALFRIMNKPRRGIGEASQEKLAAARRLDRRPWLEFLRDQQTVSGVIGPKAAQAIGGLIGLLDELKAQYTQMPLGEWCRWLVEKTNLKAAWDDDDPNIAQTREENVAELAAALSEFEQSTDTPSLAGFLEQAALVTDIDTWEPSTERVTMMTLHAAKGLEFPVVFITGLEEGLFPLSRSMEKPETLEEERRLFYVGATRAKERLFLTHARTRRRLGPMASLKSRFIEEIPREYLDIENLIPATELEPGGLGYDAPGRSWRAGASMYGEHRAGRTVA